One genomic segment of Streptomyces sp. RKND-216 includes these proteins:
- a CDS encoding acyl-CoA dehydrogenase family protein produces the protein MATHEIFNQAPPLTGFTAADEPALLDAVRRDGAGAGEAELRELGELAGSAGTQELARQAEENPPRLRTHDRYGHRIDEVEFHPAWHSLMTTAVRHGLHAAPWAEPGAGAHLLRAAKFYVWSQAEAGHGCPVSMTYAAVPALRAEPELAALYEPLLASRVYDFGLRPPLGKAGLIAGMSMTEKQGGSDVRANTTRAVPDGGGDGAYRLTGHKWFTSAPMSDVFLTLAQTEEGVTCFLLPRVLPDGSRNALRLQRLKDKLGNRSNASSEIEYEDAVGWRVGEAGRGVRTIVEMVNMTRLDCVLGSAAAMRAGLRQALHHARHRRAFGAPLLEQPLMRNVLADLAVESEAATVLGLRLAAALDRSLAGDEREAALRRLGLAAGKYHVCKRGSAHVGEALECLGGNGYVEESGMPRLYREAPLLSIWEGSGNVAALDVLRAVAKDPATLDALLAEVDAAAGADRHLDAAVAALRKDLAVLSDPAAAQLAARRLAERLTLVLQGSLLVRHSTPAVADAFCASRLGGEWGHAYGTLPSGTDLGGVLERARA, from the coding sequence ATGGCTACCCACGAGATCTTCAACCAGGCGCCGCCCCTGACCGGCTTCACCGCGGCGGACGAGCCGGCCCTGCTGGACGCCGTGCGGCGGGACGGCGCGGGCGCGGGCGAGGCGGAGCTGCGGGAGCTCGGGGAGCTAGCCGGGTCCGCGGGGACGCAGGAGCTGGCGCGGCAGGCCGAGGAGAATCCGCCGCGGCTGCGCACCCACGACCGGTACGGCCACCGGATCGACGAGGTCGAGTTCCACCCGGCGTGGCACAGCCTGATGACGACCGCCGTGCGGCACGGGCTGCACGCCGCGCCCTGGGCGGAACCGGGTGCGGGCGCACACTTGCTGCGGGCCGCGAAGTTCTACGTGTGGTCGCAGGCCGAGGCCGGGCACGGCTGCCCGGTCTCCATGACGTACGCGGCCGTGCCCGCGCTGCGCGCCGAGCCGGAACTGGCCGCGCTGTACGAGCCGCTGCTCGCCTCGCGCGTCTACGACTTCGGCCTGCGCCCGCCGCTGGGCAAGGCCGGGCTCATCGCGGGGATGTCGATGACCGAGAAGCAGGGCGGGTCGGACGTGCGCGCCAACACCACGCGCGCGGTGCCGGACGGCGGCGGCGACGGCGCGTACCGGCTCACCGGGCACAAGTGGTTCACCTCCGCGCCGATGAGCGACGTCTTCCTGACGCTCGCGCAGACCGAGGAGGGGGTGACCTGCTTCCTCCTCCCCCGCGTGCTCCCCGACGGCAGCCGCAACGCGCTGCGGCTGCAACGCCTCAAGGACAAGCTGGGCAACCGTTCCAACGCCTCCTCGGAGATCGAGTACGAGGACGCGGTGGGGTGGCGGGTCGGCGAGGCGGGACGCGGCGTGCGGACCATCGTGGAGATGGTCAACATGACCCGGCTGGACTGTGTCCTCGGCTCGGCGGCGGCCATGCGCGCCGGACTGCGGCAGGCGCTGCACCACGCCCGGCACCGCCGGGCGTTCGGCGCGCCGCTCCTGGAACAGCCGCTGATGCGGAACGTGCTGGCCGACCTGGCCGTCGAGTCGGAGGCCGCGACGGTGCTGGGTCTGCGGCTGGCCGCCGCGCTGGACCGTTCGCTGGCGGGCGACGAACGGGAGGCCGCGCTGCGGCGGCTGGGCCTGGCGGCGGGCAAGTACCACGTGTGCAAGCGGGGTTCGGCGCACGTCGGAGAGGCCCTGGAGTGCCTGGGCGGCAACGGCTACGTGGAGGAGTCGGGGATGCCGCGGCTGTATCGCGAGGCACCGCTGCTGTCCATCTGGGAGGGCTCCGGGAACGTCGCCGCGCTGGACGTGCTGCGCGCCGTGGCCAAGGACCCCGCCACGCTGGACGCCCTGCTGGCCGAGGTGGACGCGGCCGCGGGCGCCGACCGGCACCTGGACGCCGCGGTCGCGGCCCTGCGCAAGGACCTGGCGGTTCTGTCAGACCCGGCCGCCGCGCAGCTCGCCGCCCGGCGGCTGGCGGAGCGGCTGACGCTGGTGCTTCAGGGCTCGCTGCTGGTGCGCCACAGCACTCCGGCGGTGGCGGACGCGTTCTGCGCCTCCCGGCTGGGCGGCGAGTGGGGCCACGCCTACGGCACGCTGCCGTCCGGCACCGACCTGGGCGGCGTACTGGAACGGGCGCGGGCGTGA